The stretch of DNA GTCCTTGCCAGCGCCAATCGGCATCAATTCGGCTCAGGAGCAGGCAGGGAATGCCTAGTGCGCCAGCGAGATGAATGGTGGCCGTGCAGCAGCTAATCACCAAATCCATATTTTTCAGATAAGCTGCGGTGTCGGCAAAATCGTGCCAGCCCGCGCTGTCGTCGCGTAGCCCTACGGGAGGGGTAATGCCAACTTGCAAGCTGCACCAAACAACCCCCGGCTGCGCCAGCAGAGGTGCTAATTGCGGCGTAGGAATGCTGCGCCAACGATTATCTGTTTGCTGAGGGTTGCCCTGCCAAGCCAAACCAACTTTAAACCCCGTGGGTAAACGCGCTTGCCATGTTGCCACATCATTGGCATCGGCGCAAAGATAGGCATCGCCACATAGATTGTGTTCGGTAATTTTAAGGGCCGCCGCAAGGCTCATCAGCGGGATGTGATGGGTAAAGTCATTGTGATCATGCAACTCAGTGACGATCTTGATGGCCGAGCCGAAACTTTGTTGCAGCAATCGGCTTAAGGCGCTAGGAACCAAGACGGTCACGGCATCAAAAATGCGGCGTAGTTGTGGCAAGAAGCGGGCAAATTGCAGCATATCGCCAAATCCTTGCTCGCCGATCACTAATAAATGTGCGCTCTGCGGCACTGTGTCGCCTGTCCAACGTGGCACGGGGGTGGCTGGGTAAGGGCGATTGAGCGCCTTCCAGCGAGCCTCGTACCCCTGCCAACCGCTGAGCCAATGCCCTTCATACAAGTCCAGCGTGCCAAGACTATATTTGGCCAAAGCATGTTCAGAGTTGGCTAGTAAAGCGGCTTGATAATAATGTCTTGCCTGTTCAATTTGGTTTTGCCGCCGATAGAGGCGGCCTAAATTATGCAGAGCATCCGCATGGTTGGGATTAAGTGCGAGCGCAGCAGCAAAATGCTGATGGGCAGGGGCAAATTGTCCCAAATTAGTGAGGATAGTTGCTAAGTTGTAGTGTGCTTCAATATGCGCCGGATTGGCATCCAGTGTGGCGCGATAATGCTCGGTCGCCGCGATTGGGTTTTGTTGAACCAGTGCAAGATTGCCCAAATTATAGTGGGCATCCGCCCAATTAGGTTGCCAATGGAGTGCCTGTTCATATGCCACTCTGGCTTCGTCATAACGGCCTAATTGCTTAAGGATATTGCCATAATTCAAATGCAATGCCGCTGCATCAGGCGCAAGCTGTAAGGCTTGAAACATCAGGGTTTGTGCTTTATCCCAGTCGGCGCGCTGTGCTGCGGCGCGGGCAAGTTGTGCAAGCTGAACTGGGTCTTTCACATTATTCACCTATGTATTTGCTTGTGGGCCTTTTTATTTATTGGCTCTAGGCATATACCCTTTAGGAAATGACTAGGTTGTCACGGTGGATGAGTTCGGCCTCGTCAATGTAACCCAAGATCGCCTCAATCTGACCGGTAGGGTGACGCAGAATGCGGCTGGTTTCTTGCGAACTATAGTTGATTAAACCTCTGGCAATCTCTACCCCGTTGCCATCGATACAGCTCACCACTTCCCCGCGTAAAAACTCACCTTCGACCGCGCTAACACCAATTGGCAAGAGACTTGAGCCACCTTGCTTGAGTGCGCGTACGGCACCAGCATCCAGTGTCACGCGCCCTTTCAGTTGCAAATGATCGGCAATCCATTGTTTTTTGGCATGCAGCGGTGTGGTGTGCGCAGTGAGCTGGGTGCCAATCGCTTCGCCAGCCGCCAAGCGGGTGAGTACATCAGTTTCGCGGCCACACGCAATGATGGTGGCCGCACCGCTGCGCGCTGCGCGTTTGGCTGCGATGATTTTGGTGTACATGCCGCCGGTACCGACGCTAGAGCCAGCGCCGCCGGCCATCGCTTCCAACGCTTCATCGCCTGCAGTGGCAAAGCGCACCAATGTGGCGTCGGGGTTGCTGCGCGGATCGGCTGTGTAGAGACCAGTCTGATCGGTCAGGATGACCAGCGCATCGCCCTCGATTAAGTTGGTGACCAAGGCGCCGAGGGTGTCGTTGTCACCAAATTTGATTTCGGCGGTAACGACGGTGTCGTTTTCATTGATGATCGGAATCACGCCTAGCTGCAATAGTGTCAATAAGGTTGACCTTGCATTCAGATAGCGGGTGCGATCAGATAAATCTTCATGGGTTAGCAGCACTTGGGCGCAGGTCAGGCCGTATTCCTGAAATGCCGCTTCATAGGCGCGACACAGCCCCATCTGGCCTACCGCAGCGGCGGCTTGTTTTTCGTGTACCGCACTCGGTTTGCTACTCCAACCCAGACGCGCTACACCTTCGGCGATTGCCCCACTCGAAACCAACACGACCTGTTTCCCTTGCCGTGCCAGCTCGGCAATTTCCTTGGCCCAGCGGCTCAGAGCGGTGTGATCCAATCCTTTGCCATCATTTGTGACAAGGCTGGAGCCAACTTTGATGACAAGACGTTGGGCGCTGGGTAAAACGGTGCTGGTCATGATGAGTAATTCCGACAATGATGCGCTGATTATACCGTGACAAATCGTCCGTAAGCCGAGCGAGGCGGTTTGGCAGGTGGGAAAATTTGTATCAGCGCAAATTGTAGATGATTTAATGCAACTGCCGCTGTGATGAGCAGCCAAGAGCACGTCGCTGGCGATTGAGCCTGTTAAACTATTGCGCTTTCAATGAGTTTGATTTCGCATATGTCATTGCTTGAAATAATTGGTTTTGTGCTGACTTTAGTGGCGATTGCGCTGGCTGCGCGTGCACACGTGTTGACTTGGCCGTTGCAATTGTTGGCCAGCCTGCTGTATGTATGGTTGTTCGCCAAATTTAATCTGTTTGGTGAGGCAACTTTGCAGGCAGTCTATGCGGTGTTGGCGGTGTATGGCTGGTGGCAGTGGCGTAGTAACCAAGGACAAGCAGATTTACCTATTCGTCGTTTGAGTCGAAATGAGTGGCTGGTGCTGAACGCGGTTGGCATAGTGGCTACCGTTGCTGTTTCAAGCCTGCAAATTCATTTTCTGCCTACCGATGTGCCGGTGCTTGACTCCGCAATTTTTGTGTTTGGCTTGCTGGCACAATGGATGCAGGCCAAAAAGCGGATTGAGAACTGGCCATACTGGATCGTACTTAATCTACTAGCGAGTGGGGTATATCTGTATAAAACGCTGTATATCACCGCCGTGTTGTATGTTTTGTTAACGCTGTTGGCTGTTTGGGGTTGGCATCGCTGGCACAAGGCTCTGGCATGACTTACCGTATTGCGATTGTGGGCCCTGAATCGTGTGGCAAAACTAGTCTAGCCCGCGAGTTAGCTCAAGAGTTAAACGCGCCATGGGTACCGGAGTTTTCTCGCTCTTGGTTTGCCGCCCAGCGCCGCACCACATATAGCATGGACGATATTATTGCCATCGCTTACGGCCAGCTGGAGCTGGAAAACCAGTTGGCAGCTGGTGCACAGTGGCTAGTGTGCGATACCAGCGTGCTAGTTTGTCTGATTTGGGCGCAGGTTCGATTTGGCGAATGTCCGTCCGAGCTGGCGCAATTGTGGCGCCCGCAAGATTATGTGCTTCATTTACTGACTGCGGCCGATCTGCCTTGGCAGCCTGATCCTTTGCGCGAAAACCCGTTAGACCGGGAGGCCTTATTTGCGCGTTATCACGCAGCATTGATGCAGCAATCGGTGGTGTCAACGCTTGTGCACGGCCTTGGCTCTGCACGTCTAGGTTGTGCATTACAAGCAGTGAATAAGTTAAATTGTGCTTAGATTGTTTGGGTATCTGCTTCAATCTATTGAACAGAATGATTTGAAGGCAGATACCCTATCTATTTACGCCTTAGCTAGCGCCTGATCCAGATCCGCCAAAATGTCATCGATGTGCTCAATGCCAATAGACAGGCGCACCATATCTTCTGAAACTCCCGCTTTTTTCAGTTCATCTGGTGAGAGCTGACGATGCGTGGTGCTGGCTGGGTGGCAAGCCAATGATTTGGCGTCGCCAATATTGACCAGCCGGGTGATCAATTGCAGCGCGTCTTGGAAACGTGCACCGGCCTCGCGGCCGCCTTTTACGCCAAAGGTCAACAAGCCTGACGCTTTGCCACCGAAGTACTTGTCCACCAAGGCCTTGCTTGGATGCCCCGCTTGGCCAGCGTAATTCACCCATTCCACTTTCGGGTGTGCAGCGAGGAAATCGGCTACTTTCAGCGCGTTTTCGACATGGCGATCCATGCGCAGCGCCAGTGTTTCCAGCCCCTGCAAGATCAGGAAAGAGTTAAATGGCGAGATTGCCGCACCCATATTGCGCAGCGGTACGGTGCGCGCGCGGCCAATAAAGGCGGCGGGGCCGAGTGCCTCGGTGTAGATCACGCCGTGGTAGCTCACCTCTGGCTCGTTCAGACGACGGAAACGTGCTCTGTGCTCCGCCCACGGGAATTTACCGCTATCGACAATAATGCCGCCAATGCTGGTGCCGTGGCCGCCCATGTATTTGGTCAGGCTATGCACGACGATGTCTGCACCATGCTCGATAGGGCGGGTGAGGTAGGGAGTGGGGACGGTATTGTCGACGATCAACGGTACGCCACCAGCATGGGCGACGGCGGCAAACGCAGCAAAGTCGACGACGTTGCCCAATGGATTACCGATCGATTCGCAGTAGATTGCTTTGGTCTTTTCGTCGATCAGCGCAGCAGCGGCTTGCGGGTCGTTGGCATCGACGAATTTAACGCTAATGCCGTACTGCGGCAGCGTATGGGCAAATAGATTGTAGGTGCCGCCATACAGCGCGCTGGTGGCAATGATATTGTCGCCCGCTTCGGCGATAGTGAGGATCGCATAGGTAATCGCCGCTTGCCCCGAGGCCAGCGCCAGTGCACCAATCCCACCTTCTAGTGCGGCCACCCGTTGTTCCAGTACATCGGTGGTTGGGTTCATGATGCGGGTGTAGATATTGCCTTTGACCTTCAGATCAAACAGATCAGCACCATGCTGAGTGTCATCAAAGGCATAGCTGGTGGTCTGATAGATTGGCACCGCTACCGCTTTGGTGGTCGGGTCGGGGCTGTAACCAGCATGAATGGCGAGCGTGTCGAATTTCATTGCTAAAGTCCTTGGGATGATAAGAGCCCAAGTAATGTAGCACTGCTGGTTTTTCCCGATAAGTGATTGATTGATCTAAACTTGGTGCTGCTTGATCTAAGACAATTGCATAGGTGTTTTGATCGCCATCAGTGATATTACGGTGCCACTGTGATGGCCCCATCGGGGAGTGGCTCAAGCCGTAAATTGCCTTTACGTTGCTGTAGTTTTTCTTCCGCGCGTTGCAATAGCGCTTCAAATTGGTTGCCGTGGCGGCCATATTTCACTAACGATAACGTCACTGACACATGAAAACTGTGATCGCCGTGTTCGATTGTGAGTGCTTGTAGTGCCATTTCGATTTCTACAGCCAAGGTGCGTAGAGTGTGTGAATCTTTGTCAGT from Chitinibacter fontanus encodes:
- a CDS encoding tetratricopeptide repeat protein, yielding MKDPVQLAQLARAAAQRADWDKAQTLMFQALQLAPDAAALHLNYGNILKQLGRYDEARVAYEQALHWQPNWADAHYNLGNLALVQQNPIAATEHYRATLDANPAHIEAHYNLATILTNLGQFAPAHQHFAAALALNPNHADALHNLGRLYRRQNQIEQARHYYQAALLANSEHALAKYSLGTLDLYEGHWLSGWQGYEARWKALNRPYPATPVPRWTGDTVPQSAHLLVIGEQGFGDMLQFARFLPQLRRIFDAVTVLVPSALSRLLQQSFGSAIKIVTELHDHNDFTHHIPLMSLAAALKITEHNLCGDAYLCADANDVATWQARLPTGFKVGLAWQGNPQQTDNRWRSIPTPQLAPLLAQPGVVWCSLQVGITPPVGLRDDSAGWHDFADTAAYLKNMDLVISCCTATIHLAGALGIPCLLLSRIDADWRWQGLRHDSPWYTSLQIARQTSFNEWQQPIAQAIGWLKLQQQKRKG
- the proB gene encoding glutamate 5-kinase — translated: MTSTVLPSAQRLVIKVGSSLVTNDGKGLDHTALSRWAKEIAELARQGKQVVLVSSGAIAEGVARLGWSSKPSAVHEKQAAAAVGQMGLCRAYEAAFQEYGLTCAQVLLTHEDLSDRTRYLNARSTLLTLLQLGVIPIINENDTVVTAEIKFGDNDTLGALVTNLIEGDALVILTDQTGLYTADPRSNPDATLVRFATAGDEALEAMAGGAGSSVGTGGMYTKIIAAKRAARSGAATIIACGRETDVLTRLAAGEAIGTQLTAHTTPLHAKKQWIADHLQLKGRVTLDAGAVRALKQGGSSLLPIGVSAVEGEFLRGEVVSCIDGNGVEIARGLINYSSQETSRILRHPTGQIEAILGYIDEAELIHRDNLVIS
- the pnuC gene encoding nicotinamide riboside transporter PnuC — its product is MSLISHMSLLEIIGFVLTLVAIALAARAHVLTWPLQLLASLLYVWLFAKFNLFGEATLQAVYAVLAVYGWWQWRSNQGQADLPIRRLSRNEWLVLNAVGIVATVAVSSLQIHFLPTDVPVLDSAIFVFGLLAQWMQAKKRIENWPYWIVLNLLASGVYLYKTLYITAVLYVLLTLLAVWGWHRWHKALA
- a CDS encoding AAA family ATPase; amino-acid sequence: MTYRIAIVGPESCGKTSLARELAQELNAPWVPEFSRSWFAAQRRTTYSMDDIIAIAYGQLELENQLAAGAQWLVCDTSVLVCLIWAQVRFGECPSELAQLWRPQDYVLHLLTAADLPWQPDPLRENPLDREALFARYHAALMQQSVVSTLVHGLGSARLGCALQAVNKLNCA
- a CDS encoding O-acetylhomoserine aminocarboxypropyltransferase/cysteine synthase family protein codes for the protein MKFDTLAIHAGYSPDPTTKAVAVPIYQTTSYAFDDTQHGADLFDLKVKGNIYTRIMNPTTDVLEQRVAALEGGIGALALASGQAAITYAILTIAEAGDNIIATSALYGGTYNLFAHTLPQYGISVKFVDANDPQAAAALIDEKTKAIYCESIGNPLGNVVDFAAFAAVAHAGGVPLIVDNTVPTPYLTRPIEHGADIVVHSLTKYMGGHGTSIGGIIVDSGKFPWAEHRARFRRLNEPEVSYHGVIYTEALGPAAFIGRARTVPLRNMGAAISPFNSFLILQGLETLALRMDRHVENALKVADFLAAHPKVEWVNYAGQAGHPSKALVDKYFGGKASGLLTFGVKGGREAGARFQDALQLITRLVNIGDAKSLACHPASTTHRQLSPDELKKAGVSEDMVRLSIGIEHIDDILADLDQALAKA